From the Limanda limanda chromosome 2, fLimLim1.1, whole genome shotgun sequence genome, one window contains:
- the slc26a11 gene encoding sodium-independent sulfate anion transporter, with protein sequence MDELLVGQVPAGGCCSYNSLKAWLPILSWLPRYRLKWLQMDLLAGITVGLTTVPQALAYAEVAGLPVQYGLYSAFMGGFIYTLLGTSKDVTLGPTAIMSLLCFSLVGGQPHRAVLLSLLCGVIQAGMALLRLGFLLDFISFPVIKGFTCAAAVTIGFGQVKNILGLQGVPHQFYLEVYYTFSKIPEARIGDVVLGLLCLTLLVMLMFMKTDLGSGDVPRYARLSRKIVWAVATMRNALVVVAASFIAFSWDAYGYHVFTITGKTSQGLPPFRPPPTSDTTANGTVVSFGEIVEDFGGGLAVIPLMGLLESIAIAKAFASQNDYRIDANQELLAIGVTNIMGSFVSAYPVTGSFGRTAVNSQTGVCTPAGGIITGVIILLSLAFLMPAFYYIPKASLAAVIICAVAPMVDYHVVLKMWRIRKLDLLPFVVTFLLSFWQVQYGIIGGVAVSGVLLLYNTARPQIKVSDHGALVMELSSGLSFPATEYLSHIIHTHALKASPPRSVVLDCHHVSIIDYTVVSELRDVLRQFKQRDVQLIFSRLQLSVLEVLLAADLEGLRYTDSVEAALLRVEPGRLLED encoded by the exons ATGGACGAACTTCTGGTGGGACAAGTGCCAGCTGGTGGCTGCTGCTCCTACAACAGCCTGAAGGCCTGGTTGCCCATCCTCTCCTGGCTGCCCAGGTACAGGCTGAAGTGGCTTCAGATGGACCTGCTTGCGGGGATCACCGTCGGGCTGACCACTGTACCGCAGGCGCTGGCTTACGCTGAAGTAGCCGGTCTTCCTGTGCAG TACGGACTCTACTCTGCCTTCATGGGGGGGTTCATATACACCCTCCTGGGGACCTCTAAGGATGTGACACTGGGTCCCACAGCCATCATGTCCctcctgtgtttctctttggTGGGGGGACAGCCACACCGAGCcgtcctcctcagcctcctctgtgGAGTCATCCAGGCTGGGATGGCATTACTGAGATTAG GTTTTCTCTTAGACTTCATCTCTTTCCCTGTAATAAAAGGCTTCActtgtgctgctgcagtgaccATTGGCTTTGGCCAGGTCAAG AATATTCTGGGGCTGCAGGGCGTTCCCCACCAGTTCTACCTGGAGGTTTACTACACCTTCTCAAAGATCCCAGAGGCCAGGATCGGAGACGTGGTCCTGGGTCTGCTATGTCTCACACTGCTGGTCATGTTGATGTTTATGAAGACGGATTTGGGCTCTGGCGACGTGCCCCGCTATGCCAGACTCTCCAGGAAAATAGTGTGGGCTGTTGCTACAA TGCGTAACGCTCTGGTGGTTGTGGCTGCCTCCTTCATAGCCTTTTCGTGGGATGCTTACGGTTATCACGTGTTCACAATCACTGGGAAAACCTCCCAGGGGCTCCCGCCATTCAGGCCCCCACCCACCTCAGACACTACAGCCAACGGCACTGTCGTCTCCTTTGGAGAGATCGTAGAG GATTTTGGAGGAGGGCTCGCTGTGATTCCCCTCATGGGTCTGTTGGAGAGCATCGCTATTGCCAAAGCTTTTG CCAGTCAGAACGACTACAGGATTGATGCCAACCAGGAGCTGCTGGCAATTGGTGTGACCAACATCATGGGCTCCTTTGTGTCAGCGTACCCTGTCACTGGCAGCtttgggag GACAGCAGTGAACTCCCAGACTGGTGTGTGTACTCCTGCTGGAGGGATCATCACTG GTGTGATCATTTTGCTCTCTCTGGCGTTCCTCATGCCGGCCTTCTACTACATCCCCAAAGCTTCTCTGGCTGCTGTGATCATCTGTGCGGTTGCTCCCATGGTGGATTACCACGTCGTGCTTAAGATGTGGAGGATACGCA AGCTGGACCTGCTGCCTTTTGTTGTGACGTTCCTGTTGAGCTTCTGGCAGGTGCAGTACGGTATTATCGGAGGTGTGGCTGTATCTGGAGTCCTGCTGCTGTACAACACGGCCAGACCCCAGATAAAG GTGTCTGATCACGGTGCACTAGTGATGGAGTTGAGCAGTGGACTAAGTTTTCCCGCCACAGAGTATCTCAGCCACATTATACACACCCACGCTCTGAAAG CATCTCCTCCGCGCTCAGTGGTCCTGGACTGCCATCACGTCAGCATCATAGATTACACGGTGGTCAGCGAGCTCAGGGACGTGCTGAGACAGTTCAAACAACGAGACGTGCAACTGATCTTTTCCAGATTACAG CTCTCTGTTCTGGAGGTTCTCTTAGCGGCTGATCTGGAAGGCCTCAGGTACACGGACAGTGTGGAGGCGGCGTTGCTGCGAGTGGAGCCAGGACGCCTCCTGGAGGACTGA
- the sgsh gene encoding N-sulphoglucosamine sulphohydrolase — translation MLLQLLCLVSISRCITEAKTRNVLLIIADDAGFETEVYNNSVVRTPHLRSLAQRSLVFSNAFTSVSSCSPSRSTILTGLPQHQNGMYGLHQGVHHFNSFDAVQSLPLLLSKAKVHTGIIGKKHVGPGSVYPFDFAYTEENNSVLQVGRNITRIKLLVRKFFQTHKEEAMEQRREKEENKGDSDDKRSEERPFFLYVAFHDTHRCGHSQPQYGAFCEKFGNGEMGMGRIPDWTPEYYTPDQVKVPPFVPDTPAARADLAAQYTTVSRLDQGIGLVLQELRDAGYEDDTLVIYSSDNGIPFPNGRTNLYRSGTAEPMLVSSPEHRERWGDTSQAYVSLLDMTPTILDWFSVPYPSYSLPGSSSTLVHLTGRSLLPALVTEPGQWHTTYASQSLHEVTMYYPTRSIHQGAYHLLHNLHYRMPFPIDQDLYVSPTFQDLLNRTRLSEPTHWFKSLEQYYYRERWELYDSRADPLEVRNLVSDPSYSAVLESLRQSLQKWQWETGDPWVCGPDYVLEDKLEPHCRPLYNGL, via the exons atgcTGCTGCAGTTGCTTTGTCTCGTTTCGATCTCACGTTGCATCACCGAGGCAAAGACCAGAAACGTGCTGCTGATTATTG CCGACGATGCAGGTTTTGAGACGGAGGTGTACAACAACTCTGTGGTCCGCACCCCCCACCTGCGCTCTCTAGCCCAGCGCAGCCTGGTGTTCAGCAACGCCTTCACATCTGTCAGCagctgctcccccagccgctcCACCATCCTCACTGGCCTGccccag CATCAGAATGGAATGTACGGGCTTCATCAGGGCGTCCATCACTTCAACTCGTTTGATGCCGTACAGAGTCTGCCCCTGCTGCTCAGCAAGGCTAAGGTTCACACAG GTATTATTGGGAAGAAGCACGTCGGTCCTGGATCTGTCTACCCTTTCGACTTTGCCTACACGGAGGAGAACAACTCTGTCCTCCAGGTGGGGAGGAACATCACCCGCATCAAACTCCTGGTCCGCAAGTTTTTCCAGACTCACAAAGAGGAAGCCATGGAGCAAAGGcgggagaaagaagagaataaAGGAGACAGTGATGATAAAAGAAGTGAAGAGAGACCGTTTTTCCTTTATGTCGCCTTCCACGACACCCACAGATGTGGACATTCGCAGCCCCAGTACGGAGCTTTCTGTGAGAAGTTTGGTAATGGTGAGATGGGGATGGGACGAATACCTGACTGGACTCCAGAATATTACACACCAGACCAAGTAAAG GTTCCTCCCTTTGTGCCAGACACACCTGCAGCTCGAGCAGACCTGGCTGCACAGTACACCACAGTCAGCCGGCTGGATCAGG GTATTGGATTAGTTCTTCAGGAGCTCAGGGACGCTGGTTATGAGGACGACACGCTGGTAATCTACAGCTCAGACAACGGCATCCCATTCCCCAACGGCAGAACCAACCTGTACCGCTCCGGCACGGCAGAACCCATGCTGGTGTCCTCTCCAGAGCACAGGGAGCGTTGGGGAGACACCAGCCAGGCCTACGTCAGTCTCCTTG ACATGACTCCCACCATTCTGGACTGGTTTTCTGTTCCCTACCCGTCCTACAGCCTCCCGGGCAGCTCCTCCACCCTGGTCCATCTCACCGGTCGCTCCTTGCTGCCCGCTCTGGTCACTGAGCCCGGCCAGTGGCACACCACCTACGCCAGCCAGTCCCTCCACGAG GTCACCATGTACTACCCAACCCGCTctatccaccagggggcgtaccACCTGCTCCACAACCTACACTACCGGATGCCCTTCCCGATTGACCAGGACCTGTACGTGTCCCCCACCTTCCAGGACCTGCTGAACCGCACCAGGCTGAGTGAGCCGACGCACTGGTTCAAGAGTCTGGAGCAGTATTACTACAGAGAGCGCTGGGAGCTGTACGACTCCAG GGCAGACCCACTGGAGGTGAGGAACCTGGTCTCAGACCCGTCCTACAGCGCCGTGCTCGAGAGCCTGAGGCAGAGTCTGCAGAAGTGGCAGTGGGAGACCGGGGACCCCTGGGTCTGTGGACCAGACTATGTCCTGGAGGACAAACTGGAGCCGCACTGCAGACCACTCTACAATGGACTCTGA
- the npb gene encoding neuropeptide B: MERSVRFAVVCVGVSLLISCHPAEAWYKQSTGPSYYSVGRASGLLSGIRRSPYVRRAESEETQTESGETTGKNVIPESNRQISILKNMAICVKDVSPNLKSCELLRDGTGTFQCKGDVFLTLDSLDCLSA, encoded by the exons ATGGAGAGGTCCGTCAGGTTTGCCGTGGTGTGCGTCGGAGTGTCCCTGCTCATCTCCTGCCATCCAGCCGAAGCCTGGTACAAGCAGTCGACTGGGCCCAGTTACTACTCGGTGGGTCGCGCCTCTGGTTTGCTCTCTGGTATCAGGAGGTCGCCGTACGTCCGCAGGGCCGAGTCCGAGGAGACGCAGACGGAGAGCGGGGAGACGACGGGTAAAAACGTGATCCCCGAGAGCAACAGGCAGATCTCCATCCTCAAAAACATG GCCATCTGCGTAAAGGACGTCTCTCCAAACCTGAAGAGCTGCGAGCTGCTGCGGGACGGGACCGGCACCTTCCAGTGCAAAGGGGACGTCTTCCTCACCCTGGACTCCCTGGACTGTCTGTCCGCCTGA